One Deinococcus grandis DNA window includes the following coding sequences:
- a CDS encoding amino acid ABC transporter ATP-binding protein encodes MTQSSPTATGSQIRRDAPPIIDVRDVHKHFGSFHALRGVNLRVQPGEVVVVIGPSGSGKSTFIRTINALDPHDGGQITVDSIPLDGKGNLDAIRREVGMVFQSFNLFPHLTVLENITLAPTRVRKTSKADAEKRGLELLRRVGIEEQAHKYPAQLSGGQQQRVAIARALAMEPKVMLFDEPTSALDPEMIKEVLDVMKELARTGMTMLVVTHEMGFAREVADRILFFDQGNIVEDTTPEAFYQNPQHERAKAFLSKILDH; translated from the coding sequence ATGACGCAGTCCTCCCCCACCGCCACGGGCAGCCAGATCCGCCGGGACGCCCCCCCGATCATCGACGTGCGCGACGTGCACAAGCATTTCGGCAGCTTCCACGCGCTGCGCGGCGTGAACCTGCGCGTCCAGCCGGGCGAGGTCGTGGTCGTGATCGGTCCGTCGGGCAGCGGCAAGAGCACCTTCATCCGCACCATCAACGCCCTGGACCCGCACGACGGCGGGCAGATCACCGTGGACAGCATTCCGCTGGACGGCAAGGGCAACCTGGACGCCATCCGCCGCGAGGTCGGCATGGTGTTCCAGTCGTTCAACCTCTTCCCGCACCTGACCGTGCTGGAAAACATCACGCTGGCGCCCACGCGCGTGCGGAAAACCAGCAAAGCCGACGCGGAGAAGCGCGGCCTGGAGCTGCTGCGCCGCGTGGGCATCGAGGAGCAGGCGCACAAGTACCCGGCGCAGCTGTCGGGCGGGCAGCAGCAGCGCGTGGCGATCGCGCGCGCCCTGGCGATGGAACCGAAGGTCATGCTGTTCGACGAGCCCACCAGCGCCCTGGACCCCGAGATGATCAAGGAGGTGCTGGACGTCATGAAGGAACTGGCCCGCACCGGCATGACCATGCTGGTCGTCACGCACGAGATGGGCTTCGCGCGCGAGGTCGCCGACCGCATCCTGTTCTTCGATCAGGGCAACATCGTCGAGGACACCACCCCGGAAGCCTTCTACCAGAACCCGCAGCAC